A section of the Buchnera aphidicola (Mindarus japonicus) genome encodes:
- a CDS encoding HIT domain-containing protein codes for MKKNNIFKKIIKKEIPADILYQDSKVTVFSDIKPKAPIHFLVVPNKVISSLNEIQKKDKNLIFHMLNIAITLAKKKNISSTGYRLLINCNQHAGQEINHLHIHVLGGKKLKSI; via the coding sequence ATGAAAAAAAACAATATTTTTAAAAAAATTATTAAAAAAGAAATACCAGCTGATATTTTATATCAAGATAGTAAAGTTACTGTCTTTTCAGACATTAAACCAAAAGCACCTATACACTTCCTTGTAGTTCCAAATAAAGTTATTTCCTCTTTAAACGAAATACAAAAAAAAGATAAAAATTTAATTTTTCATATGTTGAATATAGCAATTACTCTTGCAAAAAAAAAAAATATTAGTAGTACGGGTTATAGATTACTAATCAACTGTAATCAACATGCAGGTCAAGAAATCAATCATTTACATATTCATGTATTAGGTGGAAAAAAATTAAAATCAATATAA
- the asnS gene encoding asparagine--tRNA ligase, with the protein MLVSVLDIYKKKVKINSSIVIKGWVRSKRSSKIGISFIHLYDGSHLSPIQIIAEKKLSNYQDEILKLTTGCSIIVNGKLVKSYGKQQESEIYASNIKVIGWVENPDTYPLSLKKHTNEFLRSIPHLRTRSNSFGAINRIRSFLFHSLHTFLNNKKYYWVPTPIITAINAEGAGSMFKVSSFDFQKIPKQISGKVDFSKDFFGKKTFLTVSGQLTAEAYACAMSKVYTFGPTFRAENSNTKRHLSEFWMLEVETAFSNLFDLTKLVEEIFKYSINEVLKYCLPEILFFEKKYKLKIVKKLERNLNEKIIQVEYSEIIDILKKSKNNFSQPVFFGLDLNIEHEKYIVDSYFNSPVIIKNFPKEIKAFYMRLNNDNKTVSSMDMLVPGIGEIIGGSQREERLSILENRMLELNLKKENYYWYRDLRKYGTVPHSGFGLGFERLLQYITGINNIRDVIPFPRTVRNSDF; encoded by the coding sequence ATGTTAGTTTCTGTATTAGATATTTATAAAAAGAAAGTTAAAATTAATAGTAGCATTGTTATTAAAGGTTGGGTTCGAAGTAAACGGAGTTCAAAAATAGGTATTTCTTTTATTCATTTATATGATGGTTCTCATTTATCTCCTATTCAGATAATTGCAGAAAAAAAATTATCCAACTATCAAGATGAAATATTAAAGTTAACAACTGGATGTTCTATAATTGTAAATGGAAAATTAGTAAAGTCTTATGGTAAGCAACAAGAAAGTGAAATATATGCTTCTAATATTAAAGTTATAGGTTGGGTTGAAAATCCTGATACTTATCCTTTATCTTTAAAAAAACATACTAATGAATTTCTTAGATCTATACCTCATTTAAGAACAAGAAGTAATTCTTTTGGAGCTATTAATAGAATTAGGAGTTTTTTATTTCATTCTTTACATACCTTTTTAAATAACAAAAAATATTATTGGGTACCTACTCCGATCATTACTGCTATAAATGCAGAAGGAGCAGGTTCTATGTTTAAAGTATCTTCCTTTGATTTTCAAAAAATTCCTAAACAAATTTCAGGAAAAGTTGATTTTTCTAAAGATTTTTTTGGAAAAAAAACATTTTTAACTGTTTCAGGACAGTTAACAGCAGAAGCTTATGCTTGTGCTATGTCAAAAGTATATACATTCGGACCTACTTTTCGAGCTGAAAATTCTAATACTAAACGTCATTTATCAGAATTTTGGATGTTAGAAGTTGAAACAGCTTTTTCAAATCTTTTTGATTTAACAAAATTAGTGGAAGAAATTTTTAAATATTCTATAAATGAAGTTTTAAAATATTGCTTGCCAGAAATTCTTTTTTTTGAAAAAAAATATAAGTTAAAAATAGTTAAAAAACTTGAAAGAAATTTAAATGAAAAAATAATTCAAGTAGAATATTCAGAAATTATTGATATACTTAAAAAAAGTAAAAATAATTTTTCTCAACCTGTTTTCTTTGGATTGGATTTAAATATAGAACATGAAAAATATATAGTTGATAGTTATTTTAATTCTCCTGTAATAATTAAAAATTTTCCTAAAGAAATAAAAGCTTTTTATATGCGATTAAACAATGATAATAAAACCGTTTCAAGTATGGATATGTTAGTTCCTGGAATTGGAGAAATTATTGGAGGATCTCAAAGAGAAGAAAGATTATCTATATTAGAAAATCGTATGTTAGAATTAAACTTAAAAAAAGAAAATTATTATTGGTATAGAGATTTAAGAAAATATGGAACAGTTCCACATTCTGGTTTTGGATTAGGATTTGAACGTTTATTACAATATATTACAGGAATAAATAATATTAGAGATGTTATACCCTTTCCTAGAACTGTTCGAAATAGCGATTTTTAA
- a CDS encoding rhodanese-related sulfurtransferase, giving the protein MLELHNIISRKKLKKRMELDNVERVTLSFYKYFFIKNPINFRNLIYVNFNKLKIFGRVYIAHEGINAQISVPSFFFHSVKRFLKKINKNFKNIFINKSINNKKKSFWILIVKVRKRIVSDGILNKKFSMNPFGKYLNAIEVNKMFKEKTTLLVDVRNNYEYKIGYFENSIKLPGKTFREQIKLIVNYLHHLKEKNIILYCTGGIRCEKAASWLTFNGFNNVYQIKNGIIGYIKDAKLNNLPIYFKGKNFVFDSRMGERITKDILSTCKNCKISCDSYTNCRNDRCHVLMIQCSDCSKKLNNCCSLICKKKIKS; this is encoded by the coding sequence ATGCTCGAATTACATAATATTATTTCTAGAAAAAAATTAAAAAAAAGAATGGAACTAGATAATGTTGAACGAGTTACTCTTTCTTTTTATAAATATTTTTTTATTAAAAATCCTATTAATTTCAGAAATTTAATTTATGTTAATTTTAATAAATTAAAAATTTTTGGAAGAGTTTATATTGCTCACGAAGGGATTAATGCACAAATTAGTGTTCCTAGTTTTTTTTTTCACTCAGTAAAAAGATTTTTAAAAAAAATAAATAAAAATTTTAAAAATATATTTATTAATAAAAGTATTAATAACAAAAAAAAATCTTTTTGGATTTTAATAGTTAAAGTAAGAAAAAGAATCGTATCAGATGGAATTCTAAATAAAAAATTTTCTATGAATCCTTTTGGAAAATATTTAAATGCTATAGAAGTAAATAAAATGTTTAAAGAAAAAACTACTTTATTAGTTGATGTTAGAAATAATTATGAGTATAAAATTGGTTATTTTGAAAATTCAATTAAATTACCTGGAAAAACTTTTAGAGAACAAATAAAATTAATAGTAAATTATTTACATCATTTAAAAGAAAAAAATATAATTTTATATTGTACAGGAGGAATTCGTTGTGAAAAAGCTGCTTCTTGGTTAACCTTTAACGGTTTTAATAATGTATATCAAATAAAAAATGGAATTATTGGATATATTAAAGATGCTAAATTAAATAATTTACCCATATATTTTAAAGGAAAAAATTTTGTTTTTGATTCAAGAATGGGAGAAAGAATTACTAAAGATATTTTATCAACTTGCAAAAACTGTAAAATTTCATGTGATTCTTATACAAATTGTCGAAATGATCGCTGTCATGTTTTAATGATTCAATGTTCAGATTGTTCAAAAAAATTAAATAATTGTTGTTCTTTAATATGTAAAAAGAAAATAAAAAGTTAA
- a CDS encoding valine--tRNA ligase, whose protein sequence is MSKQYNPKDIEKKIYLFWEKNNFFKPTNNKNKKNFSVIMPPPNITGSLHLGHAFQQTIMDILVRYNRMKGKNTLWKVGTDHAGIATQTLVERKISSKDSKITRQHLGRKNFINEVWKWKKKSHNQISYQIRRLGSSVDWSTERFSLDKEMKIAVKKAFISLYEKKLIYKKKCLSNWDSKLRTVISDLEINNQLIKGKMWYLKYFFVPKKNEILKKKYLVVATTRPETLFGDVAIAINPDDKRYEKYIGKKVFIPLIKRVIPIILDKRIDIKKGTGCVKITPAHDFLDYDIAVSHNLPLINIFTLEGKICKVVDIYDVKGNKLKIYDSYIPEKFRNLDKYIAREKVIKEIKKNDFLKDIKDYEYNLPTGDRSNIVIEPILTNQWYLKTKELSKIAIDIVKKEKIKFIPSQYKKLYFSWMKNIKDWCISRQLWWGHRIPIWYDKKNNIYTGYNEKDVRKKYNLSEKLYLFQEKDVLDTWFSSALWSFASLGWPKSTRELNDFHPTNILVSGFDIIFFWIARMIMLTMYFIKDKDNISQIPFKKVYITGLIRDESGKKMSKSKGNVIDPIDMIDGISLNNLVIKRTKNLLKSDFSEKIIQLTKKEFPLGIKGAGTDALRFTCAALASMNREINWDMNRLYGYKSFCNKLWNASRFIFFHVENSKINYSKKNFLSVMDKWIISDFHIAVKSFVQALKTYRFDIAAHIIYDFIWNKFCDWYLEFSKITIKYGSKEEKISNLCTLVKVLEAVLRLAHPIIPFITESIWMKVKHILNLNSDSIMLSNFPKFNFQLIDKKSTLYVSYIKKIVSIIRKIRFSMKLSKNILISVMFYNPNNYIELIIKKYKNYILNMLGIKSIKIILSNKNIPISIKKNIDETEVIVPITGLINKKKELLETELKLKKIESKIKKIKFQLKNKNFLLYAPTMVIEKNKKVLSLLKIEKNDLLNYKKLIVKI, encoded by the coding sequence ATGAGTAAACAATATAATCCTAAAGATATTGAAAAAAAAATATATCTTTTTTGGGAAAAAAATAATTTTTTTAAACCAACTAATAATAAAAATAAAAAAAATTTTAGTGTAATTATGCCTCCTCCTAACATAACAGGAAGTTTACATTTAGGACATGCTTTTCAACAAACAATCATGGATATTTTAGTTCGATATAATCGAATGAAAGGAAAAAATACTTTATGGAAAGTAGGGACTGATCACGCTGGGATTGCTACTCAAACATTAGTAGAACGAAAAATATCTTCAAAAGATTCAAAAATAACACGTCAACATTTAGGAAGAAAAAATTTTATTAATGAAGTTTGGAAATGGAAAAAAAAATCACATAATCAAATTTCTTATCAAATACGCCGTTTAGGAAGTTCTGTAGATTGGTCAACGGAAAGATTTAGTTTAGATAAAGAAATGAAAATTGCTGTAAAAAAAGCATTTATTTCCCTTTATGAAAAAAAATTAATTTATAAAAAAAAATGTTTATCTAATTGGGATTCAAAACTAAGAACTGTTATTTCTGATTTAGAAATTAATAATCAATTGATTAAAGGAAAAATGTGGTATTTAAAGTATTTTTTTGTTCCGAAAAAAAATGAAATATTAAAAAAAAAATATTTGGTTGTAGCGACTACAAGACCCGAAACATTGTTTGGAGATGTAGCGATAGCTATTAATCCAGATGATAAACGGTATGAAAAATATATAGGAAAAAAAGTTTTTATTCCATTAATTAAAAGAGTAATACCTATAATTTTAGATAAAAGAATTGATATTAAAAAAGGAACAGGATGTGTAAAAATTACTCCAGCTCATGACTTTTTAGATTACGATATAGCAGTTTCTCATAATTTACCTTTAATTAATATTTTTACACTTGAAGGAAAAATTTGTAAAGTTGTAGATATATATGATGTAAAGGGAAATAAATTAAAAATATATGACTCTTATATTCCTGAAAAATTTAGAAATTTAGATAAATATATAGCTAGAGAAAAAGTAATAAAAGAAATAAAAAAAAATGATTTTTTAAAAGACATAAAAGATTATGAATATAATCTTCCAACAGGAGATAGAAGTAATATTGTAATAGAACCTATTTTAACTAATCAATGGTATTTAAAAACAAAAGAGTTATCGAAAATAGCAATAGATATTGTTAAAAAAGAAAAAATTAAATTTATACCTTCTCAATATAAAAAATTATATTTTTCTTGGATGAAAAATATTAAGGATTGGTGTATTTCTCGTCAGTTATGGTGGGGTCATAGAATACCTATTTGGTATGATAAGAAAAACAATATTTATACAGGATATAATGAAAAAGATGTAAGAAAAAAATATAATCTTTCAGAAAAATTATATCTGTTTCAGGAAAAAGATGTATTAGATACTTGGTTTTCTTCAGCTTTATGGAGTTTTGCTTCGTTAGGATGGCCTAAATCAACTAGAGAATTAAATGACTTTCATCCAACCAATATTTTAGTCAGTGGTTTTGATATTATTTTTTTTTGGATTGCTAGGATGATAATGTTAACAATGTATTTTATAAAAGATAAAGATAATATTTCTCAAATTCCTTTTAAAAAAGTATATATAACAGGATTAATAAGAGATGAATCAGGAAAAAAAATGTCAAAATCTAAAGGAAATGTTATTGATCCAATAGATATGATTGATGGAATCTCATTAAATAATTTAGTTATTAAAAGAACAAAAAATTTACTTAAATCCGATTTTTCAGAAAAAATAATTCAACTTACTAAAAAAGAATTTCCTTTAGGTATAAAAGGAGCAGGAACTGACGCATTACGATTTACTTGTGCAGCGTTAGCATCAATGAATCGAGAAATTAACTGGGATATGAATCGGCTTTATGGTTATAAAAGTTTTTGCAATAAATTATGGAATGCAAGTAGATTTATTTTTTTTCATGTTGAAAATTCAAAAATTAATTATAGTAAAAAAAATTTTTTATCTGTAATGGATAAATGGATAATTTCAGATTTTCATATAGCTGTTAAATCATTTGTTCAAGCATTAAAAACATATCGCTTTGATATAGCTGCTCATATAATATATGATTTTATTTGGAATAAATTTTGTGATTGGTATTTAGAATTTTCTAAGATAACTATAAAATATGGGTCTAAAGAAGAAAAAATTAGTAACTTATGTACTTTAGTTAAAGTTTTAGAAGCTGTATTAAGGCTTGCTCATCCTATTATTCCTTTTATTACTGAAAGTATTTGGATGAAAGTAAAACATATACTTAACTTGAACTCTGATTCGATTATGTTATCTAATTTTCCCAAATTTAATTTTCAATTAATAGATAAAAAATCAACGTTATATGTTTCGTATATAAAAAAAATTGTTTCTATAATTAGAAAAATTCGTTTTTCTATGAAATTATCTAAAAATATTTTAATTTCCGTAATGTTTTATAATCCTAATAATTATATTGAATTAATTATTAAAAAATATAAAAATTATATATTGAATATGTTAGGAATAAAAAGTATAAAAATTATACTTTCAAATAAAAATATTCCAATTTCTATTAAAAAAAATATTGATGAAACAGAAGTTATAGTTCCAATTACAGGATTAATCAATAAAAAAAAAGAATTATTGGAAACTGAATTGAAATTAAAAAAAATAGAATCAAAAATTAAAAAAATAAAATTCCAGTTAAAAAATAAAAATTTTCTTTTATATGCTCCTACAATGGTGATAGAAAAAAATAAAAAAGTACTTTCTTTATTGAAAATAGAAAAAAATGATTTATTAAATTATAAAAAATTGATTGTAAAAATTTAA
- a CDS encoding leucyl aminopeptidase: MKFKIKNINLKKFSSPCVVLGISEINKFSKLLNIFNKSTKKYISDFILKKDTIISFGKLTLLYNTLNITPNLILLVGCGKNQELSKKEFIKITSKVINFLYENQLQSSCWFLIELPVKKLNIYWKIRIITEIIGDKLYSFDIFKTKKSNIFKIKKINFCIVNECNLKESEIALKHSLSILKGKNISRDLSNTPPNICTPFYLSEKSKLLSEKYKETVTTEIFDANKIKEFGMNAYFSVGKGSNNSSYMSIINYKKNFKLNKKLIVLIGKGVTFDSGGISIKPSKNMDEMKYDMSGAAAVYGVMLFAAELNLPLNIMGIIAGSENMPDGNSFRPGDVLKTLSGKTVEILDTDAEGRLILCDVLTYVEQFDPDIVIDIATLTGACVIALGNIVSGVMSNDKNLVNDLIKAGKLTEDKIWELPLHSEYKKLLSSDIADFSNIGGPKAGAISAAMFLSFFTKKYKWAHLDVAGTAWNTKKKKESTGRPVPLLCQFLLNKSGYSY; this comes from the coding sequence ATGAAATTTAAAATAAAAAATATAAATTTAAAAAAATTTTCTTCACCATGCGTTGTTTTAGGAATTTCAGAAATAAATAAGTTTTCTAAATTATTAAATATTTTTAATAAAAGTACAAAAAAATATATTAGTGATTTTATTTTAAAAAAAGATACAATAATAAGTTTTGGGAAACTAACTTTATTATATAATACTTTAAATATTACTCCAAATTTAATTTTGTTAGTTGGATGCGGAAAAAATCAAGAATTAAGTAAAAAAGAATTTATTAAAATAACCTCTAAGGTTATAAATTTTCTATATGAAAATCAATTGCAGAGTTCTTGTTGGTTTTTAATAGAACTACCAGTAAAAAAATTAAATATATATTGGAAAATTAGAATTATAACAGAAATTATAGGAGATAAATTATATTCTTTTGATATTTTTAAGACTAAAAAAAGCAATATTTTTAAAATTAAAAAAATTAATTTCTGCATAGTTAACGAATGTAATTTAAAAGAATCGGAAATTGCTTTAAAACATTCTTTATCAATTTTAAAGGGAAAAAATATTTCTAGAGATTTATCAAATACTCCACCTAATATTTGTACTCCTTTTTATTTATCGGAAAAATCTAAATTATTATCTGAGAAATATAAAGAAACAGTTACTACAGAGATATTTGATGCTAATAAAATTAAAGAATTTGGAATGAACGCTTATTTTTCAGTAGGAAAGGGTTCTAACAATTCATCTTACATGTCAATTATAAATTACAAAAAAAATTTTAAATTAAATAAAAAATTAATAGTTTTAATAGGAAAAGGGGTAACTTTTGATTCAGGAGGAATTTCTATTAAACCTTCGAAAAACATGGACGAAATGAAATATGATATGTCAGGAGCAGCAGCAGTATACGGTGTAATGTTGTTTGCTGCTGAATTAAATTTACCTTTAAATATTATGGGTATCATAGCAGGATCTGAAAATATGCCAGATGGCAATTCTTTTCGACCAGGAGACGTTTTAAAAACATTATCTGGAAAAACAGTGGAAATATTAGATACGGATGCAGAGGGAAGGTTGATTTTATGTGATGTATTAACTTATGTAGAACAGTTTGACCCTGATATTGTTATTGACATCGCAACTTTAACAGGAGCTTGTGTTATAGCATTAGGAAATATAGTAAGTGGAGTAATGTCTAATGACAAGAATTTAGTCAATGATTTAATTAAAGCTGGAAAATTAACTGAAGATAAAATCTGGGAATTACCATTACATTCAGAATACAAAAAATTATTATCCTCTGATATAGCCGATTTTTCTAATATAGGTGGACCAAAAGCTGGAGCTATAAGTGCAGCTATGTTTTTATCTTTTTTTACTAAAAAATATAAATGGGCTCATTTGGATGTAGCAGGAACTGCTTGGAACACTAAGAAAAAAAAAGAATCAACCGGTCGACCTGTTCCTTTATTATGTCAGTTTTTATTAAACAAATCTGGTTATTCTTACTAA
- the argF gene encoding ornithine carbamoyltransferase, which produces MSDLYQRHCTRLFDFSDIEIKKIINLSADLKKLKSEKKEIPYLKNKKIVLIFEKESTRTRCAFEVAAFDQFANVTYLGPGSTHLGYKESLRDTVEILSSLYDGIQYRGGKHENIMILSKYSKVPIWNGLTDQFHPTQLLSDILTMQELLKKKCLSRRKIVYIGDATNNIANTLLEASVLTNLNMTVIAPKKYWPEKKLLRSCQLKGKEKNIKIECTDSISEGIKNADFIYTDVWISMGEPKETWEDKIKSLLPYQVNKKLLELSNNKNVEILHCLPAMHDKNTTMGKILLKKLGLQNGLEITKEVFHHYRKTIFKQAENRIHAIKALMISTLLKENAYKN; this is translated from the coding sequence ATGTCTGATTTGTACCAACGTCATTGTACTAGATTATTTGATTTTTCAGATATTGAAATAAAAAAAATAATTAATTTATCAGCTGATTTAAAGAAATTAAAATCAGAAAAAAAAGAAATTCCATATTTAAAAAATAAGAAAATTGTTTTAATTTTTGAAAAAGAATCAACTAGAACAAGATGTGCTTTTGAAGTTGCAGCTTTTGATCAATTCGCAAATGTTACTTATTTAGGACCTGGATCTACACATTTAGGTTATAAAGAATCATTACGAGATACTGTAGAAATTTTGTCTTCTTTATACGATGGTATTCAATACCGTGGTGGAAAACATGAAAACATTATGATATTATCAAAGTATTCAAAAGTTCCAATATGGAATGGTTTAACTGATCAATTTCATCCTACTCAATTGTTATCTGATATACTAACAATGCAAGAACTTTTGAAAAAAAAATGTTTGAGTAGAAGAAAAATTGTTTATATTGGAGATGCTACAAATAATATTGCAAATACATTATTAGAAGCATCTGTACTGACTAATTTAAATATGACTGTTATTGCTCCAAAAAAATATTGGCCTGAAAAAAAACTCTTACGCTCTTGTCAATTAAAAGGAAAAGAAAAAAATATTAAAATAGAATGTACTGATTCAATTTCCGAAGGTATTAAAAATGCAGATTTTATCTATACAGATGTCTGGATTTCTATGGGGGAACCTAAAGAAACATGGGAAGATAAAATAAAAAGTTTACTACCTTATCAAGTTAACAAAAAACTCCTAGAATTAAGCAATAACAAAAATGTAGAAATTTTACATTGTTTACCTGCTATGCACGATAAAAATACAACCATGGGAAAAATATTACTAAAAAAATTAGGGTTACAAAATGGTTTAGAAATTACTAAAGAAGTCTTTCACCACTATAGGAAAACTATTTTTAAACAAGCAGAGAATAGAATTCATGCTATTAAAGCATTAATGATTTCTACGCTTTTAAAAGAAAATGCATATAAAAATTAA
- a CDS encoding Rid family detoxifying hydrolase, protein MKFKKIVTDKAPEAIGPYSQGIAFKNILFTSGQIPINKELQIIPDGIFEQTRVCLQNIKFIVEASNFKINEIIKIIIYTTQLEKLEKINDSYRKFFDSYKMILPARTCIGVSKLPKNVSIEIEAIALKSKQK, encoded by the coding sequence ATGAAATTTAAAAAAATTGTTACAGATAAAGCTCCTGAAGCAATTGGACCTTATTCTCAAGGCATAGCATTTAAAAATATTTTATTTACTTCTGGACAAATTCCAATTAACAAAGAACTACAAATAATACCTGATGGTATTTTTGAACAAACAAGAGTTTGTTTGCAAAACATTAAATTTATTGTAGAAGCATCTAATTTCAAAATAAATGAAATTATTAAAATAATTATTTATACAACTCAATTAGAAAAATTAGAAAAAATTAATGATTCTTATAGAAAATTTTTTGATTCTTACAAAATGATATTACCTGCAAGAACATGTATTGGTGTTTCTAAATTACCTAAGAACGTAAGCATTGAAATTGAAGCTATTGCTTTAAAATCAAAACAAAAATAG
- a CDS encoding DEAD/DEAH box helicase, with protein sequence MTHKEINFSTFGLNPFIIQALDKMGYIKPSPIQLTCIPLLLSGRDVLGMAQTGSGKTAAFALPLLHNINKSLKAPQILVLAPTRELAVQVAEAFSNFSKYLKEIQVLPLYGGQRYELQLRALRQGPQIVVGTPGRLLDHLKRGTLNLSHLQGLVLDEADEMLRMGFIEDVENIMAEIPKNHQTALFSATMPEIIRRISKRFMNNPKEIRIKSNITTRPDISQSHWIVYGKKTDALIRFLEVEDFSATIIFVRTKNATLEVSEALERNGYNSAALNGDMNQSVREQTLERLKNGRLDILIATDVAARGLDVDRISLVINYDIPMDAESYVHRIGRTGRAGRAGRALLFVENRERRLLRNIERIVKLNIPEVNLPNRDLLSKRRLEKFSEKIKKQIKSKDLNEYRLLLPKLFSEENFDLETLSAALLKMAQGERPLIIKPDIYKKNFKSSTFRKSNKYESFKNKRFIRDNKEIKNIDLYRIEVGKDDGVEARHIVGAIANEGDISSKKIGNIKLYAKYSVIELPKELSKEILHRFSRTRILNKLINIRLFKKNNFYTKKKMIKPASIYEKNRKLNFLQERKNKFKSNKKFISSSLFSREKNI encoded by the coding sequence ATGACTCATAAAGAAATAAATTTTTCTACTTTTGGTTTAAACCCTTTTATAATTCAAGCACTAGATAAGATGGGGTATATAAAACCTTCACCTATTCAATTGACCTGCATACCTCTCTTATTATCAGGTCGAGACGTTTTAGGTATGGCACAAACAGGAAGTGGTAAAACAGCAGCTTTTGCATTACCATTATTACATAATATAAATAAAAGTTTAAAAGCTCCTCAAATCCTAGTTTTAGCTCCTACCAGAGAACTAGCAGTTCAAGTAGCAGAAGCGTTTTCTAATTTTTCGAAATATTTGAAGGAAATTCAAGTTCTACCTCTATACGGAGGACAAAGATATGAATTACAGTTAAGAGCTTTGAGACAAGGACCTCAAATAGTAGTAGGAACTCCTGGAAGACTTTTAGATCATTTAAAAAGAGGAACTTTGAATTTATCTCATTTACAAGGACTAGTGTTAGATGAAGCTGATGAAATGTTAAGAATGGGTTTTATAGAAGATGTAGAAAATATTATGGCGGAAATTCCTAAAAACCATCAAACAGCTTTATTTTCCGCAACTATGCCAGAAATTATTAGAAGAATTTCTAAAAGATTTATGAATAATCCAAAGGAAATTAGGATAAAATCTAATATAACAACACGTCCAGATATTTCTCAAAGTCATTGGATAGTGTATGGAAAAAAAACAGATGCATTAATTCGATTTTTAGAAGTGGAAGATTTTTCAGCAACTATTATTTTTGTACGTACAAAAAATGCAACTTTAGAAGTTTCAGAAGCTTTGGAAAGAAACGGATATAATAGTGCAGCATTAAATGGAGATATGAATCAATCAGTTAGAGAACAAACTTTAGAAAGATTAAAAAATGGTCGTTTAGATATTTTAATTGCCACTGATGTTGCAGCTAGAGGATTAGATGTAGATCGTATTAGTTTAGTAATAAATTATGATATTCCAATGGATGCTGAATCTTATGTCCATAGAATAGGTCGTACTGGAAGGGCCGGAAGAGCTGGAAGAGCGCTATTATTTGTAGAAAATAGAGAGCGAAGATTACTACGAAATATAGAAAGAATAGTAAAATTAAATATTCCAGAAGTTAATTTACCAAATCGAGATTTATTAAGTAAACGTCGTCTTGAAAAGTTCTCTGAAAAAATTAAAAAACAAATAAAAAGTAAAGATTTAAATGAATATCGTTTGTTATTGCCAAAATTATTTTCTGAAGAAAATTTTGATCTTGAAACATTATCGGCTGCATTATTAAAAATGGCACAAGGGGAGCGTCCTTTAATTATCAAACCGGATATTTATAAAAAAAATTTTAAGAGTTCTACATTTAGAAAAAGTAATAAATATGAAAGCTTTAAAAATAAAAGATTTATTCGAGATAATAAAGAAATAAAAAATATAGATTTATATCGAATTGAAGTTGGTAAAGATGACGGAGTCGAAGCTCGGCATATAGTAGGCGCTATTGCAAATGAAGGAGATATTAGTAGTAAAAAAATTGGAAACATCAAATTATATGCAAAATATTCAGTAATTGAACTACCTAAAGAATTATCTAAAGAAATATTACATAGATTTTCTCGTACTAGAATATTAAATAAATTAATAAATATTAGATTATTTAAAAAAAATAATTTCTATACAAAGAAAAAAATGATTAAACCAGCTTCTATTTATGAAAAAAATAGAAAATTAAATTTCTTACAAGAACGTAAAAATAAATTTAAAAGTAATAAAAAATTTATTTCTTCATCTCTTTTTTCTCGTGAAAAAAATATATAA